The Stigmatopora nigra isolate UIUO_SnigA chromosome 23, RoL_Snig_1.1, whole genome shotgun sequence genome includes the window ACGCAGACTCTGAAGATCCCAAATACATCATCAATGTGAAGCAGTTTGCCAAGTTTGTGGTGGACCTGAGCGACCAGGTGGCCCCCACTGATATCGAGGAGGGCATGAGGGTCGGGTGAGGGACACAAATACAACTCCATtttcctaaaaagaaaaaaacatggccctTGGGAAATAAAGTCTCATTCCTTACCAACTGTTCCAAAACAAAAGAGTTTGTGCCAATAAGTCACATTCCTGAAGAAAATCATCAAACTGAATGGAGGACAGTCTATTTGACcactttgttatttttcttcttcttagtgTTGACAGAAACAAATACCAGATTCATATCCCCCTGCCTCCTAAAATTGATCCAACGGTCACCATGATGCAGGTACAAAACCTGGCTAGAGCATTCCTTTTAAAGTCAAAACTGAATGCagttaaatctttttttgttctcttgCAGGTGGAGGAGAAACCCGACGTCACTTACAGTGACGTCGGCGGCTGTAAGGAGCAGATAGAAAAGCTGAGGGAAGTGGTTGAGACGCCTCTGCTCCACGTGAGTGAAATGACACCATTGAGAATATCAAGTGTCACTACAAaatgttcattcttttttttgggacaaattGAGTGACGGTGGATTTTTTCCCCACTAGCCCGAGCGGTTCGTCAACTTGGGCATCGAGCCCCCGAAAGGCGTGCTGCTGTTCGGACCGCCCGGTACGGGGAAAACCCTGTGCGCCCGTGCCGTGGCTAACAGAACGGACGCCTGTTTCATCCGAGTCATCGGATCCGAGCTGGTGCAGAAGTACGTGGGCGAGGTGAGACCACCGAAACGCAATCCAATGGCGTCTCCGTGCAAACCCAAGCCAAGCTTTTCTTCGTCTAGGGAGCCCGGATGGTTCGGGAGCTATTCGAGATGGCCAGGACCAAGAAGGCCTGCCTCATCTTTTTTGACGAAATTGACGCCATCGGAGGTAGCCATTAGTCCAAAGCCATTCCGTTTTCTAGCGGCCCGAGTGAAAATTCCCAGCCCAACAGCCCACATTGTTGTCATTTACAAGGCGCACGCTTTGACGACGGCGCCGGCGGAGACAACGAAGTGCAGAGGACCATGCTGGAGCTCATCAACCAGCTGGACGGCTTCGACCCGCGGGGCAACATCAAAGTACTGATGGCCACCAACAGACCCGACACGTTGGATCCGGCCCTGATGAGACCGGGCCGTTTGGATAGGAAGATTGAGTTCAGCTTGCCCGACCTAGAGGTGGGATCGTCCGTCGGCTCATCAACGTGCCGCGTTTGGTGCGCttacagccattttttcttcttctttgtttcAGGGTCGCACGCACATCTTCAAGATTCACGCTCGTTCCATGAGCGTGGAGAGAGACATCCGCTTTGAACTGCTGGCTCGACTCTGTCCCAACAGCACAGGTgaagaagacaaaacaaaatgtggtTTTAGTCCATTTTCAATGTGCCCGAGCTCACGTGATTGTGCGTTTCCCCACCCAGGCGCGGAGATTCGCAGCGTGTGCACGGAAGCCGGCATGTTCGCCATCCGAGCTCGCCGAAAGATCGCCACGGAGAAGGATTTCCTGGAGGCCGTGAACAAGGTCATCAAGTCGTACGCCAAGTTCAGCGCCACGCCCAGATACATGACCTACAATTAAGTTGAATCTTTTCTAGGCAcggtacaaataaaaatgtccttGTTGTGTCAAGTTAAAAATAAAGCTTTATTCCACATGATTCTAaaaaagattttgtttttttaaacaacaacaagaaatggTTGGCACAGCAATCTTCCGTAACAGTTGAACATCCTTCATTCACCATGTGACAGTAAGCAGTAACTTGAAGGACGGATTTGACACGAGTCctgagctttaaaaaaaaaaacaccccgaGTGATTGACAagtgcaaaacaacaacaaaccctCCGTCCATATTGGATGTGAATGAAGTGTTTCCCAGCTGCATCAACTTGAGATATTGGCTGGGGAATGTTGACAATGTAACACGGCGTCATGAAGAGTTGGGAAGAGCATCTCCCTCTTGATAATTCCAGTGAAAAACTGCAACTGGTCCAGCTCCGACAACACATTTCCTACAATATTCAAGCACAAATGAGCTTGTGGCTAATATTAGTGATGCTATTCAAAGAAGTGATGCCATTGGCTGCTTAAAGCAAGAGAGGGACGGGCCTTCATGACTTACTGTCACAACCAGCGATGAAAACTCCAATATCGACTTCTGCATACTCCCGGATAACCTGCAATGCAAGAAAACAATGTCTTATTAGTGATGTcggtgtatgtatgttttttctttttgtcaccgGGCATTTTGGGCCGGTACGGATGCTACTTTTGTCCGAATGCATGCATGGATAGATCTATTTGATCATAGGAAGAACCTGTTTGATGGCTTTGGCTCCCACAGAGTCAACAAAAGCAACATGCGTCCAATCCAGGATGACAGAACGCACGCAACCGGAGGAGCCCATAAAGGCCGCCTCCTCCGATGGGGCTTGGACGCGGGCCTCCTCTCCGGGGGTGCCGCCGTCCGCCTGCTCTTCCGTGGTTTTGTCAAAGGACAAAATCTCGTGCGTGGTGCTTTCTTCGTTGtcctggaaaacaacaaagagGAGGAGCGCGTGTAGCGGCGTCCGACTTGTGCTTTTAGCGTCGGCTACGACTGGTCAGTAACGTGATTGCTATTGCAAAAGCAAAATAGATTGCACAATTCGGGCCGTGTTTAACTCGTGCAAacaagttagaaaaaaaaaattgccagcaAGCGTACCTCCACGCGTCTTTTTGGCGAACACGTCACACTGCAGTTgcctttttgtcttttctgaGCTTTTCGGGCAGCCTGTAAGTGTTGCGGGTTCAAGCCCGTCTGGAAAACGAGTCAACAAACGAttaggatgattttttttttaagtggggcGGGCCGTAAAATACCTTCTCCTTGAGGGCGCTCACATACAGGTCGCAGTTAGCAAAGTAGATGGACGAATTGGAGTGGAAAATCTTAATCCCCTGACATTCCGTAGCCTTGGAaggagacaaaagacaaaatggtGGCGTTAACGGTGCGGCTGGGCACCTGgccagccggccggccggccggccggccatcTAGCTTTGCAACGCACCTCTTCGTATTCCTCCAGGTCGTAGTATAAGCCCGTGTTGCCCACCCTCCCGAGAAGGGCATTTTTTGGTCTGCAaagcaaaaggaaaaataaatcttTCCACTGTCCATTTTACATTCTAAGAGCAATGTTTAAAAAGGTCTTCCTCGTATTGTTTTGTAAGCATTGAAATGGATTTCGTTCAGagacaaaacaaatgttttttttaaataaaaagaatgatattatattatcatctccgatttttttaaaatggaatcgTTGTAGAGACCTTTGCGATCTATAGATGACCGTCAATAAGGCAAACGTAATGGCCAACAGAAGGCCGTAATCCAAGCCTAGTAGCACCGAGGCCACAAAGGTCACCAGCCAGATGGCCTacgaaaacaaagcaaacaaaaaaaacaacaaagattgGAAGAACGGAAGCAAAAAGTCCTCAATGTCCACTTGAGCGCATTTGGACGCACCAGTTCTATCTTGCTGCTTTTCCAAAGCGCCGGAATGTCTCGGAACTGCTTGAACATGCCCAGCAAGTTGACCATGATGATGGCGGCCAAGGCAGTCTGGCAGGAAGGAGAGACAAAAAGACAAGCAATCAGACATTTAGAAGAACGTTCCCGAGCATTTTCAAAAACGGACACGGACTGAGTCACCTGCGGAAGCGGCTCAAAGACAAAACCCACGGCCACGATGACCAGCAGCACCAAGAGCGAGCCCAGCAGTCCTGCAATCTGAACATTAGATTACGCCGGCGTTTCGggctggggggtggggggggagcGCCGCCACGGGAACGCTACCTGTGTTTTCCCGCCCGTGCTCTCCTGCACCAGGCTTCTCGACATGGAGCAAGAGATGGTGATGGTTTGGAAGAAAGAGCTGATGAAATTGCACAGGCCAAAGGCTATCAGCTCCTGTTCAggccaggggggggggggggggggggcggtctTGTTAATGGGAAAGCAGAAGAGAAAGGAAAGCCGTCGTGGCCTCACCTGATTGCCGTCCACGCTGTAGTTATGCTTCAGCGCAAAGATTTTGCCCAGCGAGATCCCGATGGAGAAGCCTACCACGGCAATGGCAAAGGAGTCGGTCAGCAGACTGGGAACCAGGCGCAAATTTGGAGCCACGGGCGCCACCAGCCTGAGGACACGCCAGAAGAGTCGCCCAGAGCCCGAGTGGGCGGCGTCAGGGTGTTTGATGGCTGGCGCTTACCGACTGGGTATCTCCCCGACCACTTCCACCTGGTAGTCCCCTGACAGTTTCATGGCGTAAGAGACGCCGGTGGACACCATGACGATGATAATCTCCCCGGGAAGCGGGACGGGCATCTTCTTCTTGAAACGCTCGTTGAGGTATTTGACCCCGTACAGAAAGAGCAGACACAGCAG containing:
- the psmc2 gene encoding 26S proteasome regulatory subunit 7, with the translated sequence MPDYLGDDQRKTKEEEKEDSPIRALDEGDIALLKTYGQSTYSRQIKQVEDDIQQLLKKINELTGIKESDTGLAPPALWDLAADKQTLQSEQPLQVARCTKIINADSEDPKYIINVKQFAKFVVDLSDQVAPTDIEEGMRVGVDRNKYQIHIPLPPKIDPTVTMMQVEEKPDVTYSDVGGCKEQIEKLREVVETPLLHPERFVNLGIEPPKGVLLFGPPGTGKTLCARAVANRTDACFIRVIGSELVQKYVGEGARMVRELFEMARTKKACLIFFDEIDAIGGARFDDGAGGDNEVQRTMLELINQLDGFDPRGNIKVLMATNRPDTLDPALMRPGRLDRKIEFSLPDLEGRTHIFKIHARSMSVERDIRFELLARLCPNSTGAEIRSVCTEAGMFAIRARRKIATEKDFLEAVNKVIKSYAKFSATPRYMTYN
- the slc26a5 gene encoding prestin isoform X1; this translates as MEPEEGEAALKADHMEPLVMFKIERPVYHESHLGSHILHRKEKRRTVRQKMAKLCQCSSQRAKSALFSFLPILSWLPKYPVREYLFHDVVSGLSTGVVQLPQGLAYAMLAAVPPIYGLYSSFYPVLLYTFFGTSRHISIGTFAVISLMIGGVVVREVPDFPTPPPAINGSNVSANVILRDAKRVEVAVVLTTLVGIIQIVLGMLRFGFVAIYLTEPLVRGFTTAAAVHVVVSQLKYLLGVKTKRFSGPLSVIFSVQAVLAHITSTNITTAVLGLLCLLFLYGVKYLNERFKKKMPVPLPGEIIIVMVSTGVSYAMKLSGDYQVEVVGEIPSRLVAPVAPNLRLVPSLLTDSFAIAVVGFSIGISLGKIFALKHNYSVDGNQELIAFGLCNFISSFFQTITISCSMSRSLVQESTGGKTQIAGLLGSLLVLLVIVAVGFVFEPLPQTALAAIIMVNLLGMFKQFRDIPALWKSSKIELAIWLVTFVASVLLGLDYGLLLAITFALLTVIYRSQRPKNALLGRVGNTGLYYDLEEYEEATECQGIKIFHSNSSIYFANCDLYVSALKEKTGLNPQHLQAARKAQKRQKGNCSVTCSPKRRVEDNEESTTHEILSFDKTTEEQADGGTPGEEARVQAPSEEAAFMGSSGCVRSVILDWTHVAFVDSVGAKAIKQVIREYAEVDIGVFIAGCDRNVLSELDQLQFFTGIIKREMLFPTLHDAVLHCQHSPANISS
- the slc26a5 gene encoding prestin isoform X2, giving the protein MLAAVPPIYGLYSSFYPVLLYTFFGTSRHISIGTFAVISLMIGGVVVREVPDFPTPPPAINGSNVSANVILRDAKRVEVAVVLTTLVGIIQIVLGMLRFGFVAIYLTEPLVRGFTTAAAVHVVVSQLKYLLGVKTKRFSGPLSVIFSVQAVLAHITSTNITTAVLGLLCLLFLYGVKYLNERFKKKMPVPLPGEIIIVMVSTGVSYAMKLSGDYQVEVVGEIPSRLVAPVAPNLRLVPSLLTDSFAIAVVGFSIGISLGKIFALKHNYSVDGNQELIAFGLCNFISSFFQTITISCSMSRSLVQESTGGKTQIAGLLGSLLVLLVIVAVGFVFEPLPQTALAAIIMVNLLGMFKQFRDIPALWKSSKIELAIWLVTFVASVLLGLDYGLLLAITFALLTVIYRSQRPKNALLGRVGNTGLYYDLEEYEEATECQGIKIFHSNSSIYFANCDLYVSALKEKTGLNPQHLQAARKAQKRQKGNCSVTCSPKRRVEDNEESTTHEILSFDKTTEEQADGGTPGEEARVQAPSEEAAFMGSSGCVRSVILDWTHVAFVDSVGAKAIKQVIREYAEVDIGVFIAGCDRNVLSELDQLQFFTGIIKREMLFPTLHDAVLHCQHSPANISS